Proteins found in one Immundisolibacter sp. genomic segment:
- a CDS encoding biotin carboxylase N-terminal domain-containing protein, which translates to MFHTILIANRGEIACRVIATAKRLGIHTVAVYSDADAGARHVRLADRALRLGPAPAAQSYLDIDAVIEAALASGAQAIHPGYGFLAENAQFARRCAQAGLVFIGPPPEAIEAMGAKDAAKRLVGQADVPVVPGFDAPGADDAQLIKAAGGVGYPLLVKATAGGGGRGMRRVDGPGDLADAIAGARRESLAAFGDDTLLLERYVTGARHVEVQVFADAHGGALHLFERDCSVQRRHQKVVEEAPAPGLSDTQRAGMGAAAVRAAQAVGYRGAGTVEFLLAPDGAFYFLEMNTRLQVEHPVTELITGLDLVEWQLRVAAGEPLPLAQADIPRRGHAIEVRLCAEDPSRGFMPGVGRLDTLALPAAGPGRRVDTGFETGDSVPSHYDSLLAKLIAWGEDREQARARLLAMLAETATVGVASNVALLERILATDDFAAVSHHTGWLEGVLDGLVAPSPASVDALLAATWRLTSDEQAAASTQHGNDRASPWSLAGPFRVGVPATRTVRWLTADETEHTLTLTGRNDGGYNWQCGDLDGPLSGRHDGAALTVDGPAGQQTWRVWRSGESFELSGPQRLKLRYLDPLAAEAGEEEAELRLTAPLPGKLVQVAVQVGQQVAKGDLLLVLEAMKMEHRIVAPHDGVIESLGGATGDFVPAAAVLVSFVPPET; encoded by the coding sequence GTGTTCCACACCATCCTGATCGCCAACCGCGGCGAAATCGCCTGCCGCGTTATCGCCACTGCCAAGCGCCTGGGCATCCACACCGTGGCTGTGTATTCGGACGCCGACGCTGGCGCCCGCCACGTGCGCCTGGCAGACCGGGCGCTGCGCCTGGGACCGGCGCCGGCCGCGCAGTCGTACCTGGACATCGATGCCGTGATCGAAGCGGCGCTTGCCAGCGGCGCGCAGGCCATCCACCCCGGCTACGGCTTTCTGGCCGAGAACGCACAGTTCGCGCGCCGTTGCGCGCAGGCCGGGCTGGTTTTCATCGGCCCGCCGCCGGAGGCCATCGAAGCCATGGGCGCCAAGGACGCCGCCAAGCGCCTGGTGGGGCAGGCCGACGTGCCGGTGGTGCCGGGCTTCGACGCGCCGGGCGCGGACGACGCGCAGTTGATCAAGGCAGCCGGTGGCGTCGGCTACCCGTTGCTGGTCAAGGCCACGGCCGGCGGCGGCGGGCGCGGCATGCGCCGCGTGGACGGGCCCGGCGATCTTGCCGACGCCATTGCCGGGGCGCGGCGCGAGTCGCTGGCGGCCTTTGGCGACGACACGCTGCTGCTGGAACGCTACGTGACCGGCGCCCGGCATGTCGAGGTGCAGGTGTTCGCCGATGCGCATGGCGGCGCGCTGCACCTGTTCGAGCGCGATTGCTCCGTGCAGCGCCGGCACCAGAAGGTGGTGGAAGAAGCCCCGGCGCCGGGGCTGTCCGACACGCAGCGGGCGGGCATGGGTGCCGCGGCGGTGCGCGCCGCGCAGGCGGTCGGCTACCGCGGCGCCGGCACGGTGGAGTTCCTGCTGGCGCCGGACGGGGCGTTCTATTTCCTTGAAATGAACACCCGCCTGCAGGTGGAGCACCCGGTTACCGAACTGATCACCGGCCTGGATCTGGTCGAGTGGCAGCTTCGCGTGGCGGCCGGCGAACCGCTGCCACTGGCACAGGCCGACATCCCGCGCCGCGGCCACGCCATCGAGGTGCGTTTGTGCGCCGAAGACCCGTCGCGCGGCTTCATGCCCGGCGTGGGCCGGCTGGACACGCTGGCGCTGCCTGCGGCCGGGCCGGGGCGGCGTGTCGACACCGGCTTTGAGACCGGCGACAGCGTGCCGTCGCATTACGACTCCCTGCTCGCCAAGCTGATCGCCTGGGGCGAGGACCGCGAGCAGGCGCGCGCGCGGCTATTGGCCATGCTGGCCGAGACCGCCACAGTGGGCGTGGCCAGCAACGTGGCGCTGCTGGAGCGCATTCTCGCCACCGACGATTTTGCGGCCGTTAGCCACCACACCGGTTGGCTGGAAGGCGTGCTGGACGGGCTGGTCGCGCCGTCGCCGGCATCGGTCGACGCGCTGCTGGCCGCCACCTGGCGCCTGACCAGCGACGAACAAGCCGCGGCTTCGACGCAGCATGGCAACGACCGCGCCTCGCCCTGGTCGCTGGCCGGGCCATTCCGGGTCGGCGTGCCGGCCACGCGCACCGTGCGCTGGCTAACGGCCGACGAGACCGAGCACACACTCACCCTCACCGGCCGCAACGACGGCGGTTACAACTGGCAATGCGGCGACCTGGACGGCCCGCTGAGCGGCCGGCATGACGGCGCTGCGCTCACCGTCGATGGCCCGGCGGGGCAGCAGACGTGGCGCGTCTGGCGCAGTGGGGAGAGCTTCGAACTGTCCGGCCCGCAGCGCCTGAAATTGCGTTACCTCGACCCGCTGGCCGCCGAGGCCGGCGAGGAAGAAGCCGAACTGCGCCTGACCGCGCCCCTCCCCGGCAAGCTGGTGCAGGTAGCCGTGCAGGTCGGCCAGCAGGTGGCCAAGGGCGACCTGCTGCTGGTGCTGGAAGCCATGAAAATGGAACACCGCATCGTCGCCCCGCACGACGGGGTGATCGAGAGCCTGGGCGGTGCAACCGGCGATTTCGTGCCGGCCGCCGCGGTGCTGGTCAGCTTCGTTCCACCGGAGACCTGA
- a CDS encoding addiction module protein produces the protein MVDAALLSRVKTMSPADRLELIGAVWETLSPADAPVTEEEKTLLDVRLADLENNPQDQSPWSEVRTRLRQQLP, from the coding sequence ATGGTTGATGCAGCGCTTCTTTCCCGTGTAAAGACCATGAGTCCAGCCGATCGGCTTGAACTCATCGGAGCCGTTTGGGAAACCCTGTCCCCCGCGGACGCGCCAGTGACAGAAGAAGAAAAAACCCTTCTTGATGTCCGTTTGGCCGATCTGGAAAACAACCCGCAAGACCAAAGCCCTTGGTCGGAAGTTCGGACGCGGCTACGGCAACAGTTGCCTTGA
- a CDS encoding hydroxymethylglutaryl-CoA lyase, translating into MLPGSLPPRIRICEMGPRDGLQNIPDTVPLAVKLGLIERLQAAGLTYIEVAAFVSPKAVPQMADAEAVCAGLNRQPGVSYAALAPNVQGLERALACGIDELGLFTAASETFSQHNTRCTIEESLKRAAAIAAPARAAGVRLRGYVSCVLGCPYEGATDPAKVAELAAALFELGCYEVSLGDTIGVGTPGKAHALLKRVRQAAPTAPLALHFHDTYGQALANILACLDQGIASVDSSVAGLGGCPYAPGASGNVASEDVVYMLHGLGIETGVDLDALCAAGTYISEALGRPSGSKAGRALVARAQRAGATG; encoded by the coding sequence ATGCTGCCGGGCAGCCTGCCGCCGCGCATCCGCATCTGCGAGATGGGCCCCCGCGACGGCCTGCAGAACATCCCGGACACGGTGCCTCTGGCGGTAAAACTGGGCCTGATCGAGCGCTTGCAGGCGGCCGGCCTCACCTACATCGAAGTCGCCGCCTTCGTCAGCCCCAAAGCCGTGCCGCAGATGGCCGACGCCGAGGCCGTGTGCGCGGGTCTGAACCGCCAGCCCGGCGTCAGCTACGCCGCCCTGGCACCCAACGTGCAGGGGCTGGAACGGGCCCTGGCCTGCGGCATCGACGAGCTGGGTCTTTTCACCGCCGCGTCCGAAACCTTCTCGCAGCACAACACCCGCTGCACGATCGAGGAATCGCTAAAACGCGCCGCCGCCATCGCCGCGCCGGCCCGCGCCGCCGGCGTGCGCCTGCGCGGCTACGTGTCTTGCGTGCTCGGCTGCCCGTACGAGGGCGCCACTGACCCGGCAAAAGTGGCGGAACTGGCGGCAGCGCTGTTTGAACTCGGCTGCTACGAAGTCTCGCTCGGCGACACCATCGGTGTCGGCACACCGGGCAAGGCACACGCGCTGCTCAAGCGAGTCAGGCAGGCGGCGCCGACCGCGCCGCTGGCGCTGCATTTTCACGACACCTACGGTCAGGCGCTCGCCAACATCCTGGCTTGCCTGGACCAGGGCATCGCCAGCGTCGACAGCTCCGTAGCGGGCCTGGGCGGCTGCCCCTACGCCCCCGGCGCCAGCGGCAACGTGGCCAGCGAGGACGTGGTCTACATGCTGCATGGCCTGGGCATCGAAACCGGTGTTGATCTGGACGCGTTGTGCGCTGCCGGGACCTACATCAGCGAGGCGCTTGGCCGGCCATCCGGCAGCAAGGCCGGGCGGGCGCTGGTGGCCAGGGCGCAGCGCGCGGGAGCAACCGGTTGA